One Brassica napus cultivar Da-Ae chromosome A5, Da-Ae, whole genome shotgun sequence DNA window includes the following coding sequences:
- the LOC125574806 gene encoding protein DETOXIFICATION 42-like isoform X1, translating into MMSEDGYTKEIPFDFPRNPLCIFLSDFRSVFKFDELGLEIARIALPAALALTADPIASLVDTAFIGQIGPVELAAVGVSIALFNQVSRIAIFPLVSITTSFVAEEDACSSEENTNQDYKECIETGINNTKEETQELIPGNISTPDESKNSCSIFSVSESPVKKRNIPSASSALIIGAILGLLQAVFLISSAKPLLSFMGVKHDSPMLGPAQRYLSLRSLGAPAVLLSLATQGVFRGFKDTTTPLYATVIGDVTNIILDPIFIFVFRLGVTGAATAHVISQYLMCGILLWKLMGQVDIFKMSTKHLQFCRFMKNGFLLLMRVVAVTFCVTLSASLAAREGPTSMAAFQVCLQVWLATSLLADGFAVAGQAILASAFAKKDYKRAAATASRVLQLGLVLGFLLAVILGTGLHFGARLFTKDDKVLHLISIGLPFVAGTQPINALAFVFDGVNFGASDFGYAAASLVMVAIVSVLCLVLLSATHGFIGLWFGLTIYMSLRAAVGFWRIGTATGPWSFLRR; encoded by the exons ATGATGTCTGAAGATGGCTACACCAAAGAAATTCCTTTTGATTTTCCAAGAAACCCTCTTTGCATCTTCCTAAGTGATTTCAG ATCAGTTTTTAAATTTGATGAGCTCGGTTTGGAGATAGCAAGAATAGCTTTACCTGCAGCACTTGCATTAACAGCTGATCCTATTGCATCTCTTGTGGACACAGCCTTCATTGGCCAAATTG GTCCTGTAGAGCTTGCTGCAGTTGGAGTTTCAATTGCTTTGTTTAACCAAGTTTCAAGAATCGCTATCTTCCCTCTCGTTAGCATCACAACTTCCTTTGTAGCAGAGGAAGATGCTTGTAGTTCTGAGGAAAACACAAACCAAGATTATAAAGAATGTATTGAAACTGGTATTAATAACACAAAGGAGGAAACTCAAGAACTGATTCCTGGAAACA TTTCTACACCAGATGAATCTAAAAACAGTTGCAGTATCTTTAGTGTTAGTGAATCTCCAGTCAAGAAAAGAAACATACCATCAGCTTCTTCTGCTTTAATCATTGGAGCCATTCTTGGCCTTCTTCAGGCTGTGTTTCTTATATCCTCAGCCAAACCTCTCTTGAGTTTCATGGGAGTTAAACAT GATTCTCCAATGTTGGGACCTGCTCAGAGATATTTATCTCTCAGATCACTTGGTGCACCCGCTGTTCTTCTCTCGCTTGCGACACAAGGTGTTTTCCGTGGATTTAAAGACACGACAACTCCATTATACGCAACTG TGATTGGAGATGTCACAAATATAATACTCGACCCTATTTTCATATTCGTTTTTCGTCTAGGCGTTACAGGGGCAGCCACTGCTCATGTTATATCCCA ATACCTTATGTGTGGAATACTCTTGTGGAAACTGATGGGTCAAGtcgatatttttaaaatgagtaCCAAACATCTTCAGTTCTGTAGATTTATGAAAAATG GCTTTCTTTTACTGATGAGAGTAGTTGCAGTGACATTTTGTGTAACTCTTTCTGCGTCACTAGCTGCACGAGAAGGACCCACTTCCATGGCAGCTTTCCAAGTTTGCTTGCAGGTTTGGTTAGCAACTTCACTTCTTGCAGATGGGTTCGCTGTAGCTGGCCAG GCAATACTTGCGAGTGCGTTTGCCAAAAAGGACTACAAAAGAGCTGCAGCTACTGCTTCACGTGTGTTGCAG TTGGGACTGGTTCTTGGTTTTCTACTCGCGGTTATACTTGGAACAGGTTTGCATTTCGGAGCAAGACTATTCACTAAAGACGATAAAGTGTTACACCTCATTAGCATAGGACTTCCG TTCGTGGCAGGGACACAACCAATCAATGCCTTAGCGTTTGTATTCGATGGAGTTAACTTTGGAGCATCTGATTTTGGTTATGCTGCAGCTTCATTAGTTATGGTGGCTATAGTTAGCGTTTTGTGTTTGGTCTTACTCTCGGCGACTCATGGGTTTATTGGTCTTTGGTTTGGTCTTACCATTTACATGAGTCTTAGAGCAGCCGTTGGATTCTGGCG GATTGGGACAGCGACAGGACCTTGGTCTTTTCTCAGAAGATAA
- the LOC125574806 gene encoding protein DETOXIFICATION 42-like isoform X2 has translation MMSEDGYTKEIPFDFPRNPLCIFLSDFRSVFKFDELGLEIARIALPAALALTADPIASLVDTAFIGQIGPVELAAVGVSIALFNQVSRIAIFPLVSITTSFVAEEDACSSEENTNQDYKECIETGINNTKEETQELIPGNISTPDESKNSCSIFSVSESPVKKRNIPSASSALIIGAILGLLQAVFLISSAKPLLSFMGVKHDSPMLGPAQRYLSLRSLGAPAVLLSLATQGVFRGFKDTTTPLYATVIGDVTNIILDPIFIFVFRLGVTGAATAHVISQYLMCGILLWKLMGQVDIFKMSTKHLQFCRFMKNAAREGPTSMAAFQVCLQVWLATSLLADGFAVAGQAILASAFAKKDYKRAAATASRVLQLGLVLGFLLAVILGTGLHFGARLFTKDDKVLHLISIGLPFVAGTQPINALAFVFDGVNFGASDFGYAAASLVMVAIVSVLCLVLLSATHGFIGLWFGLTIYMSLRAAVGFWRIGTATGPWSFLRR, from the exons ATGATGTCTGAAGATGGCTACACCAAAGAAATTCCTTTTGATTTTCCAAGAAACCCTCTTTGCATCTTCCTAAGTGATTTCAG ATCAGTTTTTAAATTTGATGAGCTCGGTTTGGAGATAGCAAGAATAGCTTTACCTGCAGCACTTGCATTAACAGCTGATCCTATTGCATCTCTTGTGGACACAGCCTTCATTGGCCAAATTG GTCCTGTAGAGCTTGCTGCAGTTGGAGTTTCAATTGCTTTGTTTAACCAAGTTTCAAGAATCGCTATCTTCCCTCTCGTTAGCATCACAACTTCCTTTGTAGCAGAGGAAGATGCTTGTAGTTCTGAGGAAAACACAAACCAAGATTATAAAGAATGTATTGAAACTGGTATTAATAACACAAAGGAGGAAACTCAAGAACTGATTCCTGGAAACA TTTCTACACCAGATGAATCTAAAAACAGTTGCAGTATCTTTAGTGTTAGTGAATCTCCAGTCAAGAAAAGAAACATACCATCAGCTTCTTCTGCTTTAATCATTGGAGCCATTCTTGGCCTTCTTCAGGCTGTGTTTCTTATATCCTCAGCCAAACCTCTCTTGAGTTTCATGGGAGTTAAACAT GATTCTCCAATGTTGGGACCTGCTCAGAGATATTTATCTCTCAGATCACTTGGTGCACCCGCTGTTCTTCTCTCGCTTGCGACACAAGGTGTTTTCCGTGGATTTAAAGACACGACAACTCCATTATACGCAACTG TGATTGGAGATGTCACAAATATAATACTCGACCCTATTTTCATATTCGTTTTTCGTCTAGGCGTTACAGGGGCAGCCACTGCTCATGTTATATCCCA ATACCTTATGTGTGGAATACTCTTGTGGAAACTGATGGGTCAAGtcgatatttttaaaatgagtaCCAAACATCTTCAGTTCTGTAGATTTATGAAAAATG CTGCACGAGAAGGACCCACTTCCATGGCAGCTTTCCAAGTTTGCTTGCAGGTTTGGTTAGCAACTTCACTTCTTGCAGATGGGTTCGCTGTAGCTGGCCAG GCAATACTTGCGAGTGCGTTTGCCAAAAAGGACTACAAAAGAGCTGCAGCTACTGCTTCACGTGTGTTGCAG TTGGGACTGGTTCTTGGTTTTCTACTCGCGGTTATACTTGGAACAGGTTTGCATTTCGGAGCAAGACTATTCACTAAAGACGATAAAGTGTTACACCTCATTAGCATAGGACTTCCG TTCGTGGCAGGGACACAACCAATCAATGCCTTAGCGTTTGTATTCGATGGAGTTAACTTTGGAGCATCTGATTTTGGTTATGCTGCAGCTTCATTAGTTATGGTGGCTATAGTTAGCGTTTTGTGTTTGGTCTTACTCTCGGCGACTCATGGGTTTATTGGTCTTTGGTTTGGTCTTACCATTTACATGAGTCTTAGAGCAGCCGTTGGATTCTGGCG GATTGGGACAGCGACAGGACCTTGGTCTTTTCTCAGAAGATAA